A segment of the Panicum hallii strain FIL2 chromosome 1, PHallii_v3.1, whole genome shotgun sequence genome:
AGATATGGAAACACAAGTGTTAAATATATACTTTGTACATCAACTAGTCATTTGTATGAAACGGAGTTAAGAAATTACCGGGAACTTATACTTCAATTGACGATTATCAGCATCATAGTGCTCCAAAGAGATCATAACATGGAAACAACAGTCTTGACTACCATTGATCTGATAAGGAACTTCGATAAATGTACGAGGGTACTTTGAAAAATCTGTGAGTTTTTCTCCAGCAAAGTCAAGCAAATGAGAATAAAGATTACTGATAAGCTTTTTTGCGAATTTATCGTGTGCTCTCCTTCGAGCCTCCTTAGAATCCTTCTTTGGAAGCCTCACGAAGGAATCTAATATATCAATCTGTTGATTTCGGAAGTTGATGATGTATAGTGTCCAATGATCCTTGTAAAGAATTGGTACAAATATCTGTGCTGATTTAAGGAAAAAAGGAACATGGTTTAAGGAgtcaaaattaaacaagaaggGAGGAACATGTCACAATTCGAAGAATGTACTTACATGATGGGCACATTCAAATTCGTCGACCATGTAACTTTTATAATCAATGTTGATACTCTTTCCACTTGTTTAGGGCCATCCTTATATGTTTCAGAAATTAGATAGACCTATCATTTATACCAATAAGGAAACATGATGAGTGTATGCAAAACAAAAGAATCAAAAGATTTAAATGAAGTATTTATGTACCGCAATTTGTGGCTCTATGATCACCCTGTGACCAATGCTTTGTGGTCTATGAACTTTGTCATCATTTCTCAAGCAAAATATGAAGAACAATAAGAACGTAGCTCCACAAAAAGAACCTTTAGCAAATTCTTCTTTGATGACTTTTCCGGTTATTTTTATCCTATAATCCAGATCTTTAGAATCTGAATTGTGTTCTATGAGCACGTTGCTGTGAATTGGAAAGAAAAGTAAATTTAGTCTCCATGAGATCCTGCATGGTACAAGAGCTAAGAAAAAAAACAAGGGGTTGTTGAAGCGTATGACAAAATAAAGAATGTACCTGTTATTGCAATAATTATCAAATATATGGTTCATCAATGTGATAGCTTTCTGAGCATCTGGTTCACGATGCTCATATATATCGAAAGGGGATGAAATTTTTGATGTCTTTAACCTCAGATAGATGTCACCAAAATGCAAATTAACCTAAGCCACATATACCCTTTGGTCAGCAGCTTTGCGTTTTTTGTCTTTAACATCCCTAGGACCTTTTTGAATGACGCTAGCTACATTTCTGTACTTTGTAGGATTGGTATCATCTCCTGTAGCATCCTCAGTTCTTTGATTGTCTAGAGGACTTTTAAAGGTGTCATTGCCGTCATCCTGTGTCCTTCTCGTATACACCTTTTAAGCCATCTCCACACTTCTCATCCTCTTTGCTTCTGTTCTCCTCTTGTGTTGTCTTGTTATCTCTGGGCTTCTCCTCACCAGATCTTCTACTTTCAGTGTCTCCGTCCTCTTCTTTTGTCCTGTCATCTCTGGGCTTGTCACCAGTTCTTCCACTTGCAGTGTCTCTTTCCTTTTCATTCTCATTTATTTGAGCCTTGTCATCATCCTTCCCAAcaccctgctcctcctcctcagcCTTCTTGTTGTCATCTCTGCTCTCACCCTTCTCTTTTGTAGTTCTTCCACTTTTAGTGTCACTTACCTTATCAACCTTCAGACCACCCTCCTCAGCCTTGTCCTTTCCATTCTCACCCTGCTCCACAGTCTTCTTCTGCTCCTCCTCAGCCTTCTTCTGCAACTCCTTctgctccttctccttctcctcctccttctgCTCCACAGTCTTGTCCTCGGCCTCCTTCTGCTCATCCTCCTGCTCCACAATCttgtcctcatcctcctcctacTCCTCCTCCATCTCCTCCTCCCTTTGCTCCAAAGTCTTGTcctcatccttctcctcctcaCTCTGCTCCACAGTCTTGTCCTCAGCCATGTCCAGGTCATCTTCATATTCGAACACAGCAGAATTGCCCATCCCCCATAGTCGATATTCTGGTCACCTTGTCCAATGGCAAGTTTGATGTCCTCCACATTATATCTGAAATTGTCTGAATAATCAATAAGATCAACTTCTGATGTGGTCTTACCAATTTCTAATTGACCTTTTCCTGCAATATTCTCAATATTGTAGATAAGGTCTGTTACAAGTTCCTTCCGAAACCTGATCACCTTTTCCTGCAATTTTAAGGCATAAGTAATTAACCTTTTCTGTTACAACTATTAAAGTTATTGAAAGCCTATTTATCTTGCTAATGCTACATATCATTTCTTTGTTGTCAAACTCTTTTATGTACAGCAGGACATGGTATCCGCTGTTGAAGCTGCAAAAAAAAACAATCAGGAAATTTGAGGAGGAAGCGGCAGCAGCAAAGAACTGAAGGTTATTTCTAGTAAAGCTGATGACTAACGAGTTGTGTTGAAGCTCAACCGGTGGTATGCACCACATGTAATTGGATATATCGATCTTGTGTGAATCTTGCAAATACCCCTTTATTCTTCAGTAAATTGCAGCAATTATTTCAGTCTGAGATCCAATAGGAAATGAATCTAGAACATATACAGTCTCCTCGAAGATTGAAATGGCAATCAAAAACCAATATTTTGAATGAACAACAGGTATAAATAACTAGGAAAAATATCCAATTGTAAAACTCAGAAATATACACTATGTAAAAC
Coding sequences within it:
- the LOC112896993 gene encoding protein MNN4-like — its product is MGNSAVFEYEDDLDMAEDKTEDEQKEAEDKTVEQKEEEKEKEQKELQKKAEEEQKKTVEQGENGKDKAEEGGLKVDKVSDTKSGRTTKEKGESRDDNKKAEEEEQGVGKDDDKAQINENEKERDTASGRTGDKPRDDRTKEEDGDTESRRSGEEKPRDNKTTQEENRSKEDEKCGDGLKGVYEKDTG